A portion of the Lampris incognitus isolate fLamInc1 chromosome 9, fLamInc1.hap2, whole genome shotgun sequence genome contains these proteins:
- the LOC130117904 gene encoding tetratricopeptide repeat protein 24 — MAFDKGSRGWKSMAQGVKRRSRESEPTELQTSVEELTASGHFSLQSARWEEALICLKKALRAATELQDRRVRRACSFNLGAAYIEMGRPEKGLDFLKQARLWERGERVADLQFNLAVAHQALGRNADAAGYFLQAAQLYRSQGDGDSEGDTCVKMAQCYIQLRDWGQAVRSFLRGGESYKIAGRSDAAAIAHKEAASCMIQSEQFSVDDIISVLAECQVLSDSITDKHTLGELYLSLGLCYSQLRYFQEAVGCYQLGLSQKDSPPAHRAALLQNLGAALNSLGRYHQALDYHRQAAGLHGSLRNRGSQARCFSNLALACRELKNNQEAAENFLHALQAFRDTGDHPGQRQVCEALGETYFTLRELHKSIQYYKQALAALPPCQDWCVSVQERLVNKLTTALQQQLYLSLTGGLQWGCSSETLLEPNPKEVQQRWNRLDTEPSLAQDPENQPTGRADGSRATRHFRKWTSRFCTVM, encoded by the exons ATGGCATTTGACAAGGGGAGCAGGGGCTGGAAGAGTATGGCACAGGGGGTGAAGAGGAGGTCCAGGGAGTCAGAGCCTACTGAACTTCAAACGTCCGTAGAAGAGCTGACGGCGAGTGGCCACTTTTCCCTTCAGAGCGCCCGTTGGGAGGAAGCCCTGATCTGCCTTAAGAAAGCACTCAGAGCTGCTACTGAG TTGCAGGACCGCAGGGTGCGGCGGGCTTGTTCCTTCAACCTGGGAGCAGCTTACATAGAGATGGGCAGACCCGAGAAGGGACTGGACTTTCTGAAGCAAGCCCGGCTCTGGGAAAGAGGGGAGCGGGTGGCAGACCTCCAGTTCAACCTGGCTGTGGCTCACCAGGCGCTGGGGCGGAATGCAGATGCGGCTGGATACTTCCTCCAGGCTGCCCAGCTCTACCGCTCCCAGGGAGACGGGGACAGTGAGGGAGACACCTGTGTGAAGATGGCCCAGTGCTACATCCAACTCCGG GACTGGGGTCAGGCGGTAAGGAGTTTTCTGAGAGGTGGAGAGAGCTACAAGATCGCCGGCAGGTCAGACGCTGCTGCCATCGCCCACAAAGAAGCAGCAAGTTGCATGATCCAGTCAGAGCAGTTCAGCGTGGACGACATAATCAGCGTGCTCGCAGAATGTCAGGTGCTGAGTGACAGcatcacagacaaacacactttGG GTGAGCTTTACCTGTCCCTGGGTCTGTGTTACTCCCAGCTGAGATACTTCCAGGAAGCAGTGGGCTGCTACCAGCTGGGCTTAAGCCAGAAAGACTCCCCACCTGCCCACCGGGCTGCCCTGCTACAGAACCTGGGAGCTGCTTTGAATTCACTGGGTCGGTACCATCAGGCGCTGGACTACCACAGACAGGCTGCTGGTCTGCACG ggtcacTGCGTAACAGGGGATCTCAGGCCAGGTGTTTTAGTAACCTGGCATTAGCATGCAGGGAGCTGAAAAACAACCAAGAGGCAGCAGAGAACTTCTTGCATGCCCTGCAGGCTTTCAGAGACACAG gaGATCACCCTGGTCAGCGTCAGGTGTGTGAAGCTTTAGGTGAGACCTACTTTACACTGAGAGAACTACATAAATCCATCCAGTACTATAAACAGGCCCTGGCTGCTCTCCCACCCTGCCAG gactggtgtgtgtcagtgcaggAGCGTCTGGTAAACAAGCTGACGACAGCACTGCAGCAGCAGCTGTATCTGAGTCTGACCGGAGGACTGCAG TGGGGCTGTTCCTCTGAGACTCTGTTGGAGCCGAACCCAAAAGAGGTCCAGCAAAGGTGGAACCGTTTAGACAC AGAGCCCTCACTGGCCCAGGACCCAGAGAACCAACCCACCGGACGGGCTGATGGCAGCCGGGCCACGCGTCACTTCAGAAAGTGGACGTCTCGTTTTTGTACCGTCATGTGA